A window of Pan paniscus chromosome 16, NHGRI_mPanPan1-v2.0_pri, whole genome shotgun sequence genomic DNA:
GAGGGGTCGGGGCAGTAGTTTTCTCAGAACACAGCCCCAACCACCCAGGGTGGTCATGACAGTCAAAGAAGATCgtggaagaaaatccaaataCAGTGCCTGGTGCTGGGCTAGTGTCAGCGTCCTCACTTCCCCACCCCAGCTCTGCCCCAGACCTCACTCTGAAGCCCCAGACCTAGGCACTGCTGCTTCTGAGATTCTCTAGTTGGTCTGCATGTGTCAGAGCTTCAAAACCAAGGGCACTAGAGGTGACATTGTTTCCCTTCAGACTCAGCCAGCCCAAGCTCCTAGGCCTTACATCTGAGGTCCTCAGGGGCTGCTGGTTCTGTGCTTCAGGAAGTCAGGGATGTTGGTTGAGGCTGGGTTGGACCTTTTCTAGGGAATGCCTCTCCCTTCAAAATGCACACACTATATGCTAGGCACAGTGGGGGATATGAAGGCGAGTCTACAACAGGTCCGCCAGGGAGCTCACAGACTGATAAGAGCTCCCATCTACTAAGGGCTGTCTATGAGCCAGGCACCATGCTGAGCATTTGACATAAATGGTCTCATTTAATGGGAGATGGgccttattatcttcattttatgggTGAAGAATATTGAGGCTTTAGAGAAGTTAAGGGACATTTCTAAGGTCATACAGCTACTAAGTAGCTAGGTTATGAGCCCAGCACGTTGTAGTCAGAACCCACATTCTACCACATCACACTGCCTTCTGCACACAGCAGCAGGACCAGGGAGCGTGGTGTGCAGTAAGGACAGCACCAGGAGCAGGGAATGAAGGAGTTGCCACTCAGCGGGGCTATACCTTGAGGCTGGCTTGGCTCCAGCTTTGGAGTCTTGAATCCCATAGATCAGTGACTGACAACCAATAATGATTTGGGGCCCTCTCCCCCAGCAGACATCTGGTGATGTCTGGAGGTCTTTTCAGTTGTCACAACTTGATGGGGGGGaagatgctactggcatctagtatgtagagaccagggatgctgctaaacatcccatGATGCACACGTCAGCCCTCACAAGAAACAATGATTCAGCCTAGAATGTCAAATGTACTGAAGTTGCTAAACCCTACCACTGGATACTGAGGCAGATGAGAGAATGGGAAGAGCTCCAGTCCAGGTGAATAAGGTCCAGACTCTGTCTTGGCTGCTgacttctctttccctctctgggcctcagggtCCCATTCCGGCCACAAGCATACACAGGACACAGCAAAGGTGGACTTGACTAATGCAGCAGGGAACAGCACGGGTGGGACAAGACTGTGTAGACTGGGGGAGAAAGGTCCTGCTCCAAAAGGCTGATGATCCCAGTCTGTTACTTTAGACTGGGTGATGAGTCAGGGGAACTTCTTTCCCTACTTCTTGCCCCATGGGGTCTGCTGGGAAGGTCAGCTTCCTTCCTTTGGACTGTTCCTCCTTTGAGCTCTGCCTCAAGAGGGAAAAGCCTGGAAACCTGGCTTTCTGGGGTCCACACCCATAATGTCCTAGTCAGACAGTCACACCCTAATACAGTACTGGGTGGTAATTCCTCCCATGCAGGATCCGGGAATGGCCCCAGCTGGGCCCTCCTGACATTGGAGCAGGGGCCCGGCTCACCTGGATTTGGGGTGTGGGGCGGCTGAGGCTCACGCCCAGAGCCTTCTTTAGCAGGAGGATCCCGAGCAGATCATGACTCAGCTGCAGTCGCTGGTCCCTCAGGGAGGTGTGGGGAGCTGTCCCCAATGGGGATGGGCTGGAAGGCTCCAGACTCTTCTTGCCCATGAAGTGACCTGGAAAGGAGGTGTCCAGGCACAAGGAAGTCAAGCAGCCAGGATCCTACCTCAGGggaaaagttcctcatctctccCACGTTTCCGTTCTTGTGGCGGGAAGATACTTAACCTTCCTCCTCTTGGTGCTTCCACCTCACCAAGGAGCCACAAAGGTGTCTGGGTGGTGGCAAAGCCTGCTCCCTCAGCTTTTCCTGAACAGGTAGAGAGGATGGCACAGCTGGCAGGAAGGTGGGATGGTCCAGGGCCAGGGAGAAACTCTGCTAGTTGTGTGGGCTGCTTGGACAAGGGACGAAAAAGGGCAGGGTAGGAAGTGGAGAGTGAAGAGGTGCCTGGAAAGTGGAGGTGCAGCAAAAACACACCAGCGGTTAGAAGATTCGGTTAAGTCTCGCCTAAGGTAAGGGGCACCGGCTGGCAGTGGGATTTAGGATCTAGCCCAGCCCTGTCTTAAACTGGCTGCGCGACCTTAGCCAAGTCACTGACCTGTCCGGGTCTCAAGTACATATCTATTAAATTAGATGAGCCCCAGGGTTTTCCACCTGCTCCGACACTAGTGTCCGTGGCTGAGGAGCGGCCAGAGGGTTGAGAAGGAAATGGGGTCTGAACTGCATGAGGGGCGCTTGCTTGCTCCGTCCCCAAAGACTTACCGGTAGCCCAGAGGTTGCCTCGCGAGTGCACTCGGATCTTGCTGGCTCGGCTGCGGGGCTCCGGGAGATCCCAGCTCAGCGGGGCGACGCCGGCAGCGAGCAGGGCGAAGAGCAGGAGGCTGCCGAACATCCGAGCGCCCCCCGCCCGCCGGGCCATGGCTGTGCCCGGGCCGCGGCTTCGTTCGGGCGCGCTTCCCGGCCGCTGGGCTCCGGGGCTGCCTTCGATCCTTTTAAATCCGCGCCCCTGGGGGCGGAGCCTGCCCTGAGCAGCGGAGCCGTGCCCCGCGCCCGCCGCCCTCCCCGCCGTCCCCACCCTCCCGCTAGGTTA
This region includes:
- the NMB gene encoding neuromedin-B isoform X2, with the translated sequence MARRAGGARMFGSLLLFALLAAGVAPLSWDLPEPRSRASKIRVHSRGNLWATGHFMGKKSLEPSSPSPLGTAPHTSLRDQRLQLSHDLLGILLLKKALGVSLSRPTPQIQYRRLLVQILQK
- the NMB gene encoding neuromedin-B isoform X1, whose product is MARRAGGARMFGSLLLFALLAAGVAPLSWDLPEPRSRASKIRVHSRGNLWATGHFMGKKSLEPSSPSPLGTAPHTSLRDQRLQLSHDLLGILLLKKALGVSLSRPTPQIQEAAGTNTAEMTPIMGQTQQRGLDCAHPGKVLNGTLVMAPSGCKS